AAGATGGCATGGTATGAATCAGTTATCTTAATAACAATCGCCGTAGCCGCAGGGTATTATCTTTACATAAAAGAATTTAAAAAAAGAGACTGTGGATGCGGAAATGGTAAAAACTGCCAAACTAAAACTAAAAAATACGACTAAATTTCACACTTATTTCATTCAAATTTAGGAGCGTTTAGCTTCTAAATTTATATTTATTTGTCTATAAATTTTATAAATAAAAACAAATTCACATTACAAAACGGTTCTTATCAAAAAGAAATAAAAATGATAAATGTTATCTTTAAAATCTATGAAATTTACTATAAATTTTATAGTTAGTAGGTTAAATTTACTGCTGGATGGTTAAAGAAATTTTGACAAGGTTAAACGACTTTTATCGCCTAACCCGTCAAATTTATATATTACAGACCAAAACCTGTGTTTCTTGTTAGAACACGTTTACGATAAACGTTTGAAACTTCGGTTGCGTCACCTACCAAAAGTGCATTTGTCGCACATATGGCAGCGCACATAGGCACTTTACCCTCTGCTATGCGGTTTTGTCCGTATAGTTCAAGCTCTTCATGAGAGAAAGTCTCCTCAGGACCACCAGCACACATTGTGCATTTATCCATCTCGCCCTTGATGCCAAAAGCGCCGTCTCTTGGAAACTGTGGCGCTCCAAAAGGACAAGCATAAAGACAGTAACCACAACCTATACACTTGTTTTTATCATGAAGCACGATACCGTCTTCGCGGATATAAAAGCAGTCCACCGGACAAACTTGCTCACAAGGTGCGTCCGTGCAGTGCTGACAGGCTATGGAAGTAGAGATCTCTTTGCCATGCACTCCGTCAAAGAGTGTAATAACCTTACGGCGGAAAATCCCTACCGGAACTTCGTGAGCCGAAGAACAAGCGACTTGACAACCAAAACAGCTTATACATCTGTTATTATCTACGTAAAATTTCATTCTTGCCATTGCTTGCTCCTTACTTTGCTATCTCATCTAAGAAATTTGTCTTAAAGCCCATTGCATCGGCTTTTTCTATACGACAAAGTCCCGCGTTAAACTCTGAAATTTGAGTAACAGGGTCAAAACCGTAGTTTACGATCGTATTTGAAGATTCGCCTATGACATACGGCTTAGTGCCTTCAGGATAGCGGTCGCTTATATCCACACCTTGCATGATACCGGCAAAGTTATACGGAAGACAAATTCTATCCGGTGTAACAGTCTCGTTGTGGTAGCATTTTACTTTTATCTTAGTGCCTTGCGGGCTGTGTATCCACATCATATCGCCGTCATTTATGCCTTTATCCATCGCAAGCTCAGGATGAACATACGCAAACATTTCAGGCGTTATCGCAGAAAGATATTTGCTCGTTCTTTCTATCATACCTGCGCCGCTTAAATTTACTAAGCGCATAGAGCTGATGATAGTAGGGAAATTTTTACTCCAGTCTTCTTTTTGCTGTTCACCTTTAAATTTAA
This is a stretch of genomic DNA from Campylobacter sp. RM6914. It encodes these proteins:
- a CDS encoding FeoB-associated Cys-rich membrane protein translates to MAWYESVILITIAVAAGYYLYIKEFKKRDCGCGNGKNCQTKTKKYD
- the fdh3B gene encoding formate dehydrogenase FDH3 subunit beta, translated to MARMKFYVDNNRCISCFGCQVACSSAHEVPVGIFRRKVITLFDGVHGKEISTSIACQHCTDAPCEQVCPVDCFYIREDGIVLHDKNKCIGCGYCLYACPFGAPQFPRDGAFGIKGEMDKCTMCAGGPEETFSHEELELYGQNRIAEGKVPMCAAICATNALLVGDATEVSNVYRKRVLTRNTGFGL